Proteins found in one Candidatus Methylomirabilota bacterium genomic segment:
- the acpS gene encoding holo-ACP synthase, with the protein MVIGIGIDAVQIGRFERAVARHGTRLLDRLFTAGEQARFRSHRSPGRHLAARFAAKEAAFKALCTGWGQGVVWQDVQIVGGGREPSSVVLSGCAREVAARLGITQMLVSLTHDGDYAMACVVATDGR; encoded by the coding sequence ATGGTGATCGGGATCGGCATCGACGCCGTACAGATCGGACGATTCGAACGCGCCGTCGCGCGTCACGGCACCCGTCTGCTCGATCGCCTTTTCACGGCGGGGGAACAGGCGCGCTTCAGAAGCCACCGGTCCCCCGGGCGACATCTCGCGGCCCGCTTTGCGGCGAAGGAGGCGGCCTTTAAAGCGCTTTGCACTGGATGGGGGCAAGGGGTGGTGTGGCAGGATGTACAGATCGTGGGAGGCGGGCGTGAGCCGTCCAGCGTGGTCCTGTCGGGCTGCGCCCGAGAGGTTGCGGCCCGCCTTGGGATTACGCAGATGCTGGTGAGTCTCACACACGATGGCGACTACGCGATGGCCTGTGTTGTGGCTACTGACGGCAGATAG